The Helicoverpa zea isolate HzStark_Cry1AcR chromosome 2, ilHelZeax1.1, whole genome shotgun sequence DNA window TTCTCCAATGTACCTTCAGGAGTTTTCCACTGTTGTGATAAGAACTTTTGGGCCAATGTTTTCAAAGTATTAAGTATAATTCGATTATCTGAAAAATTCTGAATACTTTTTAGGAATTCCATCAGTGCTACAGCAGTTGATAATTGCAAACAATATGTTTCATGCTTTTGTAGACACTGTGCTGTAGCAATCAGTAAATCTTTCAGGGATACAGTAGCAGTATTAGGATTTGCTAGAGTTCTCAGGGAACTCTTCAGTAGGGCAGCATGCTGCTGATTCTTAAAACCTATCCATTTAAAATATATGGTACACAAATTATAGATGCATTCTAAGCATGTTAGGAGATTATACAAATCCGATGTGTATATCATTTCATTGTCTTGTGTGTTACCAGCAGTCATCTTTTCAATGGACAAGGTCACAAATTTTAAGTGTTCCACTAGTTGCGGTAATACTTCACTGACTGTCTTGGCACATTCTTCAGCTTTAGAAGCATCGTATGtaacattttcttgtttagtcaaaaatgttttcctttttattttagaGATAAGAACATTTTCAATGTTACTATTCACACATTTTAATAGAAAGATGACAGTCTTAACTGTGAGCTCTGACTCGGACTCTTTATCTTCAGTCATATCAGTTTTAATCAAATGAAGCAAATTCAAACTTAATGGTCGGAGAGGCATGTTCTGACTTAATTCAAGACTGTTCTTTACAGAAACATTGTTCTGTGTTGCTTGTGACTTTGCTGTTTCTGGTAATGCAGTATCATCTTGTCCTGGcttctttgtaattttttgtttaacaTTTTGTACCTTAATAGTTTTTCTCTCAATTTGTTCACCAGTGTATTTGTTAACATTGAATGTACAAACTGGTGGCTTGTAAGAGACCTTACTTCTTACAAGAATTTGTTTCACAAATATTTCTAATTCTTCTATCTGTAGAACCCTCTTCAATGTCTTGGcttttaaatcatcatcattttgGGTAGCAAAAGCATTGAGTAGTTCTCTGAACCAATTAATGCAATGGACTAAACAATCCAAAATATGACAGACAGCAACTGAATCCATGTCCTCAATTAAGTCTATATCAAACTTTGGCATAACAACTGGACATCCCAATAAGGCATCTATACTGGCCAAGTTACCACCATGTTGCTTATAATGCAGAGTTTGAACAAGTTGAAAAAGTGGAGACAAAATACCAATATAAACTTCAGATGTAGATTCTAGAGTCAGACCTGCAATATTTATAGCAATAATTTCATCCATTTCACTTTCTGCATTGAGACAGTATTGCATTTCCAGCTTTAAATCACATATTCTGTCCACTGCCACTGAGTCCactataaaattttgttgtagGTCATTGGTTACTGCATCAGTGAGCcaagttaaaaagtttttatttatgtgtgaTGCTGACAAAATGACTTTGGATAATTCATCATAGAAGAATGCTATCATGTCAGGAAATTGTCGAGTGCTTCGGCTGATCAGCTCAATGATTTGTGCTGCTTCTCGAAGATCCCCTTCTGATAAATGAGTAACTGATCCATAACTTACATCATCCGGAATTTCTCTAGtttgatcatcatcattagAGTTTGCCACCATTAGGTACTTTACACCATGGATTGCTGCTAGAATACCCTGGACTTTAATTCTTGGGTTTGAAGAGCCCAGTTCTTTTCTTATGATCATATGTAGATCATCCCTTATAACTGAGTTTTCATAACTGTAGGCTAGACCACAAAGTAAATTCATGACTGCCCTTACTTCATCCAGTGGCATATCGTCCATTCTATCTAACAGTGTTAACATTTGAATACTTTGTGGCTTTAAAAGGGACATGTCTTTTGatgcaacattatttaaaataagtaagaTACTCATTACACACTGCTTAGAATCTAATCCCAACTGCAAAAGTTCTGCAACTATTGTTTGACAACATTCCTCCAACTCTGCaaacataagagtgtacatataTGATGCAAATGCTTGCACATCTGGATCCACTTTAGTCTTCAGTAGTGAATTAGAAAGATCAATCAAATGTCTTAAATGCTCCTTCAATATTGgtttaaattttttgaataCATCTTCTAACAAGTCTTCTTTCATAATATTTAGTTTGATTTGCTTTCTAATTAGATTTTCTACTTGTCTCTGTTTTTCTTCTGATGTTGAATATGCAATGAGAAGTAGTATAAAGTCAATGGGTTTATGATCTGTGTGCACTTTACATAAGAACACTACTTTAATCCATGCATTACCAACCACTTTTGATGACACTATGGAGTTCCTAATAGCTGTAGCAGTGAGAACCTGACTGGTTGCCACTTCCTGAGCTTGAGCAACAGTGGTACTCCATCCAAGAGCATTCCTTAAACCCAGGACAGCTTCTAAATAAGCATTGTCGCTGATTCTTCCAGGCATTAATAGGAATTTAACAAAATTTGagaaataattacatttagAAAGACTCATCAAAAGATTTAGAGTTTTCTTCTGTAGTTGTTCATATTGGCTGTCTGATAAACACAGGTAAGATAAACAATCTAATATAGCAGGTATCAGATCATGATCTTCACTGAGAATTCTGCTCATCTCTGCAGCAATATTGTCATGCTCTTGATCCCCTATAATGTCTGGAATGGCTgttattatttccaattttacCATTTTCTCTGATGCCACATCTAATAGATTTATTAGATTTGTGGACATTTTGTCTGTATTTACTATACTGTCTAAGGAGGAAAAACATTTTAGTATCATTTGTATCCATGGTCCACATTTAGATTCAGCCGCTAAATCAATAGCCTTTTCAAATATATAATCAGTAAGTTTATTCTGAAGAACTGGAACACTGAGTAATATTTTGATGACGCTGTCG harbors:
- the LOC124638545 gene encoding Fanconi anemia group D2 protein, with the translated sequence MTSKRVISQRSDISQSKSKKAKSSDIHSTYLHVTLRESGLTLKHPTEKCVISNEIIHTIRNIKKNLEKHFEYPRNLSDLFTNLEDECKDLDVFKHYLFPNIVRISDDNAEEYPVSDSVIKILLSVPVLQNKLTDYIFEKAIDLAAESKCGPWIQMILKCFSSLDSIVNTDKMSTNLINLLDVASEKMVKLEIITAIPDIIGDQEHDNIAAEMSRILSEDHDLIPAILDCLSYLCLSDSQYEQLQKKTLNLLMSLSKCNYFSNFVKFLLMPGRISDNAYLEAVLGLRNALGWSTTVAQAQEVATSQVLTATAIRNSIVSSKVVGNAWIKVVFLCKVHTDHKPIDFILLLIAYSTSEEKQRQVENLIRKQIKLNIMKEDLLEDVFKKFKPILKEHLRHLIDLSNSLLKTKVDPDVQAFASYMYTLMFAELEECCQTIVAELLQLGLDSKQCVMSILLILNNVASKDMSLLKPQSIQMLTLLDRMDDMPLDEVRAVMNLLCGLAYSYENSVIRDDLHMIIRKELGSSNPRIKVQGILAAIHGVKYLMVANSNDDDQTREIPDDVSYGSVTHLSEGDLREAAQIIELISRSTRQFPDMIAFFYDELSKVILSASHINKNFLTWLTDAVTNDLQQNFIVDSVAVDRICDLKLEMQYCLNAESEMDEIIAINIAGLTLESTSEVYIGILSPLFQLVQTLHYKQHGGNLASIDALLGCPVVMPKFDIDLIEDMDSVAVCHILDCLVHCINWFRELLNAFATQNDDDLKAKTLKRVLQIEELEIFVKQILVRSKVSYKPPVCTFNVNKYTGEQIERKTIKVQNVKQKITKKPGQDDTALPETAKSQATQNNVSVKNSLELSQNMPLRPLSLNLLHLIKTDMTEDKESESELTVKTVIFLLKCVNSNIENVLISKIKRKTFLTKQENVTYDASKAEECAKTVSEVLPQLVEHLKFVTLSIEKMTAGNTQDNEMIYTSDLYNLLTCLECIYNLCTIYFKWIGFKNQQHAALLKSSLRTLANPNTATVSLKDLLIATAQCLQKHETYCLQLSTAVALMEFLKSIQNFSDNRIILNTLKTLAQKFLSQQWKTPEGTLEKGLLFNQSVDRLASIYFINNEVLALKNLTLQLTEDIKFLKTNKNTLSTLKCINKSNFPILYRNLGTAVYEATKARLEKGMTNTEHLGLWKDVATIMKNMSDIAKTLENRNNLSAFFKKSIPVLKLFMSQGIPILEIQFKTENQEVLEILKILQQSTRFLQTLCCHSRLKKDTVLMSKVPHMRQLLETLIYKVKAVLAANNCSAAFWMGNLKNKDIHGEVIASQQSIESEESVEDCDEQLPEDDDSDETDDEMLDPDSRSLSDIV